Proteins from one Mycobacterium sp. EPa45 genomic window:
- the bphC gene encoding biphenyl-2,3-diol 1,2-dioxygenase — translation MSLLKSLGYVTIHTAKIDRWRQFAFGVLGFAEGKGPDPSALYLRMDERAARIIVVPGDGDRIATVGWEVRDHTALEQVKALLEGAGVAYKQLSQSEADDRRVEEVVAFDDPAGTHLEVFHGAVLDHSPVVTPFGARFVTGDQGLGHVVLPAMDAPGLVNFYTDVLGFVSRGAFRVPLPKEFGPIRIRFLGINERHHSLAIAPAMHQRDPGLIHMMVEVDSLDTVGEALDRIAAQEFQLSSTLGRHTNDKMVSFYVRAPGDWDIEFGTGGVRVDENHYTAEEITADSYWGHKWVGDLPAAMRP, via the coding sequence GTGAGCCTTCTGAAGAGCCTCGGCTACGTCACCATCCACACCGCCAAGATCGATCGCTGGCGCCAATTCGCCTTCGGGGTACTGGGATTCGCCGAGGGTAAGGGTCCTGACCCGTCGGCGCTGTACCTGCGGATGGACGAGCGGGCGGCCCGGATCATCGTGGTGCCCGGCGATGGCGACCGGATCGCCACCGTCGGCTGGGAGGTACGTGACCATACCGCACTGGAGCAGGTGAAAGCGCTGCTCGAGGGCGCCGGGGTCGCGTACAAACAGCTGTCACAGTCGGAGGCTGATGATCGGCGGGTCGAGGAGGTTGTGGCGTTCGACGACCCGGCCGGTACCCATCTCGAGGTGTTTCACGGCGCGGTCCTCGACCACAGCCCGGTGGTGACCCCGTTCGGCGCGCGGTTCGTCACCGGCGACCAGGGATTGGGCCACGTCGTGCTGCCGGCAATGGATGCCCCAGGCCTGGTCAACTTCTATACCGACGTATTGGGTTTCGTGTCCCGCGGTGCGTTCCGGGTGCCGCTGCCAAAAGAATTCGGCCCGATCCGCATCCGCTTCCTCGGGATCAACGAACGTCATCACAGCCTGGCGATCGCCCCGGCCATGCATCAGCGCGATCCCGGCCTGATCCACATGATGGTGGAGGTCGACAGCCTCGACACCGTCGGCGAAGCGCTGGACCGCATCGCCGCCCAGGAATTCCAGCTGTCGTCCACCCTTGGTCGCCACACCAACGACAAGATGGTGTCGTTCTACGTCCGCGCACCCGGTGACTGGGATATCGAGTTCGGCACCGGCGGTGTGCGCGTCGATGAAAATCATTACACCGCAGAGGAAATCACCGCCGACAGCTACTGGGGTCACAAGTGGGTCGGCGACCTGCCCGCTGCCATGCGTCCCTGA
- a CDS encoding FAD-dependent oxidoreductase — protein MTDVRPVQAASVANWDHQADVVIAGFGVAGAAAAVEAASAGANVLVLERAGAWGGAAALAGGFIYLGGGTALQKACGFEDSAANMAAFLNAAMGPGADRERIADYSEGSVAHFEWLVGCGVPFKAEFFGEPGWEPLGDQGLMYSGGEDAYPFNIVADPAPRGHVPQMQHKKQGQASAGFMLMKPLVQAATDLGVRALYDVRVQSLVVESDGRVVGITARQYGSDITVRARRGVVLGTGSFAYNESMMARFTPRIAGRPISAVEQHDGQGIRMAQALGADLAHVDATEVAFVVDPQQLVRGILVNARGQRYVAEDTYPGRAGQLTLYHQDDEAYLILDDEAQEQALASQTPKLILRKPKWVCETVAELETEMGLPDGSLQDTVRRYNEGAARGEDPLLHKKARWLRPIGSPVGAIDLRHATGGFPLGGLRTSLDAEVLHVSGEPIPGLYAAGRCTAGLAAWGYASGISLGDGSFYGRRAGRAAARG, from the coding sequence ATGACCGACGTCCGCCCGGTCCAGGCCGCTTCAGTGGCGAACTGGGACCACCAGGCCGACGTCGTGATCGCCGGTTTCGGAGTGGCGGGCGCGGCCGCTGCGGTCGAGGCCGCAAGTGCCGGCGCCAATGTGCTGGTGCTCGAACGGGCCGGCGCCTGGGGCGGTGCGGCGGCTCTGGCGGGTGGATTCATCTACCTGGGCGGCGGCACCGCGCTGCAAAAAGCCTGTGGCTTCGAGGATTCCGCGGCGAACATGGCGGCCTTCCTCAACGCCGCGATGGGCCCCGGTGCGGACCGCGAGCGCATCGCCGACTATTCCGAGGGCAGTGTCGCCCATTTCGAGTGGCTGGTTGGCTGCGGGGTTCCGTTCAAAGCGGAGTTCTTCGGCGAGCCGGGCTGGGAGCCACTGGGCGATCAGGGATTGATGTACAGCGGTGGCGAGGATGCGTACCCGTTCAACATCGTTGCCGACCCCGCGCCGCGCGGGCATGTGCCGCAGATGCAGCACAAGAAGCAGGGCCAGGCCAGCGCCGGTTTCATGCTGATGAAACCGTTGGTGCAAGCGGCCACCGATCTCGGCGTACGGGCGCTCTACGACGTCCGCGTGCAGTCCCTCGTCGTCGAGTCCGACGGCCGGGTCGTCGGGATCACCGCCCGCCAGTACGGCAGCGACATCACGGTCCGAGCCCGCCGTGGCGTAGTGCTGGGGACGGGAAGCTTCGCCTACAACGAGTCGATGATGGCCCGCTTCACGCCCCGGATCGCCGGGCGGCCCATCTCCGCGGTGGAACAGCATGACGGGCAAGGCATTCGGATGGCGCAGGCGCTCGGCGCCGACCTGGCACATGTGGATGCCACCGAGGTTGCGTTCGTGGTCGATCCGCAACAGCTCGTGCGGGGCATCCTCGTCAATGCGCGCGGGCAGCGCTACGTCGCCGAAGACACCTATCCGGGCCGGGCCGGTCAGCTCACGCTCTACCACCAGGATGACGAGGCGTACCTGATCCTCGACGACGAGGCGCAGGAGCAAGCGCTGGCGTCGCAAACACCGAAGCTGATTCTGCGTAAGCCGAAGTGGGTGTGCGAGACAGTCGCCGAACTCGAGACTGAGATGGGTCTTCCAGACGGAAGTCTGCAGGACACGGTGAGGCGCTACAACGAAGGCGCAGCGCGAGGCGAAGATCCGTTGCTGCACAAGAAGGCTCGGTGGTTGCGGCCGATCGGCAGTCCGGTGGGCGCCATCGACCTGCGACACGCCACCGGCGGGTTTCCGCTCGGCGGTTTGCGCACCAGCCTCGATGCCGAGGTGCTGCATGTCAGTGGCGAGCCGATCCCGGGCCTGTACGCGGCCGGGCGCTGCACTGCGGGACTGGCGGCATGGGGCTATGCCAGCGGTATCTCGTTGGGCGACGGCAGTTTCTACGGCCGGCGAGCCGGACGGGCGGCTGCCCGGGGCTAG
- a CDS encoding SDR family oxidoreductase yields MLDVTKYGPWAVIAGGSEGVGAEFARLLAEAGVNLVLIARKPGPLEETAQRCREGGVEVRTIAADLLDPESVSRIADQTADIDVGLLIYNAGASTCNELFVETKLSEFQKVIDLNVTRMLEMVQHFGRHMVGRSRGGIMIVGSLSGYMGAWRHTVYSGAKAFSRIFAESLWLELRECNVDVLELVLGVTRTPAMERVGLNFDAPGILVNEPAEVAAEGLAHLADGPVWVAGGNAERAQANSTPDRARVVLESHEAIKALIAGAH; encoded by the coding sequence ATGCTCGATGTGACCAAGTATGGCCCATGGGCCGTCATTGCCGGGGGGTCAGAAGGCGTGGGTGCCGAATTCGCGCGCTTGCTGGCCGAGGCCGGCGTCAACCTCGTGCTGATCGCGCGTAAGCCCGGACCGCTCGAGGAAACGGCGCAGCGCTGTCGCGAAGGCGGTGTCGAAGTCCGAACGATCGCCGCCGATCTGCTTGACCCTGAGTCTGTTTCGCGCATTGCGGACCAGACCGCCGACATCGACGTGGGGTTGTTGATCTACAACGCGGGTGCCAGCACCTGCAACGAGCTGTTTGTGGAGACAAAGCTCAGCGAATTCCAGAAGGTCATCGACCTCAATGTGACCCGGATGCTGGAGATGGTCCAGCATTTCGGGCGGCACATGGTCGGCCGGAGCCGCGGCGGCATCATGATCGTCGGGTCGTTATCCGGTTACATGGGAGCGTGGCGACACACCGTTTACTCCGGCGCCAAGGCCTTCTCTCGAATCTTCGCCGAGAGCCTCTGGCTGGAACTCCGGGAATGCAACGTGGACGTCCTGGAACTGGTGCTGGGAGTTACCCGAACCCCGGCGATGGAACGCGTGGGACTGAACTTCGACGCTCCGGGAATCCTCGTCAACGAGCCCGCCGAGGTCGCGGCGGAAGGTCTTGCGCATCTGGCGGACGGGCCAGTCTGGGTGGCCGGCGGCAACGCGGAACGCGCTCAGGCCAACAGCACTCCCGACCGGGCCAGAGTCGTGCTGGAGTCCCACGAGGCAATCAAGGCGTTGATCGCGGGAGCGCACTGA
- a CDS encoding enoyl-CoA hydratase — MTAVDSDVVTYEVVGGTAVVTMNRPRYRNAQNSVMTYALDAAFQRAVEDDDVHVIVLAGNGDHFSAGHDIGTPDRDHHVSYDNKAALWWDHVDKEGGDMRYAREVEVYLGMCRRWREIPKPTIAMVHGACIAGGLMLAWVCDMIIASEDTYFSDPVVRMGIPGVEYFAHPWIVGSRFAKEMLFTGDKFGAQRAYEIGMVNRVVPREELRATTLELAERIGAMPRFGLALAKRAVNQCEDQMGLRNGMDAVFGLHHFAHSHNVEVGQDSLGGLDAKTMAALRKAP; from the coding sequence ATGACAGCAGTCGACAGTGACGTGGTGACCTACGAAGTCGTCGGCGGAACCGCAGTGGTGACCATGAACCGGCCGCGGTATCGCAACGCCCAGAATTCGGTCATGACCTATGCCCTCGACGCTGCGTTCCAGCGCGCCGTCGAGGACGACGACGTCCATGTCATCGTGCTGGCCGGCAATGGCGACCACTTCAGCGCCGGCCACGACATCGGGACACCGGACCGCGATCACCATGTGTCGTACGACAACAAGGCCGCGCTGTGGTGGGACCACGTCGACAAGGAGGGCGGCGATATGCGCTATGCCCGTGAGGTCGAGGTCTATCTGGGGATGTGCCGGCGCTGGCGGGAGATCCCCAAGCCGACCATCGCGATGGTGCACGGTGCGTGCATCGCCGGCGGGCTCATGCTTGCCTGGGTCTGCGACATGATCATCGCATCCGAGGATACGTATTTCTCTGATCCTGTTGTGCGGATGGGCATTCCGGGCGTCGAATACTTCGCCCACCCATGGATCGTGGGGTCACGGTTCGCCAAGGAGATGTTGTTCACCGGTGATAAGTTCGGTGCACAGCGCGCGTACGAGATCGGGATGGTCAACCGGGTGGTGCCGCGCGAAGAGCTTCGCGCCACGACTTTGGAGCTTGCCGAGCGGATCGGGGCCATGCCGAGATTCGGTCTCGCACTGGCCAAGCGAGCGGTGAACCAATGCGAGGACCAGATGGGCTTGCGCAACGGCATGGACGCGGTGTTCGGTCTGCATCACTTCGCGCATTCGCACAACGTCGAAGTCGGTCAAGACTCGCTTGGCGGACTGGACGCGAAGACGATGGCTGCACTTCGTAAAGCGCCGTAG
- a CDS encoding mycofactocin-coupled SDR family oxidoreductase — MTGRLAGKTAFITGAARGIGRAQAVRFTQEGAAIIAVDNCGPVESVRVPASTPGDLDETARLVEQDGGRIATDIVDVRDLDALRASVDRGVAHFGGLDIVCATAGITSRDLAIDMAETTWRTMLDVNLTGVWHTCSVAIPHLIDRGGGSLVLVSSIAGLRGLVGVAHYTAAKHGVVGLMRSLAHDLAPHGIRVNTVHPTNVDTPMIQNDVVSSAFRPDLNRPPTRDEFADSATTMNLLAVPWVDPLDVANASLFLASDEARYITSVSLPVDAGATQR; from the coding sequence ATGACCGGCCGGCTCGCAGGAAAGACCGCGTTCATCACCGGCGCCGCACGGGGTATCGGTCGCGCCCAGGCGGTGCGCTTCACACAGGAGGGCGCAGCGATCATCGCGGTCGACAATTGCGGCCCGGTCGAGTCAGTACGGGTGCCCGCCAGCACACCGGGTGACCTCGACGAGACCGCACGCCTGGTCGAGCAGGACGGTGGTCGTATCGCCACCGACATCGTCGATGTGCGCGATCTCGACGCGCTACGGGCGAGTGTCGACCGCGGTGTCGCCCACTTCGGTGGCCTCGACATCGTCTGCGCAACCGCGGGCATCACCTCCCGCGATCTTGCGATCGACATGGCCGAAACCACCTGGCGGACAATGCTCGACGTCAACCTCACCGGGGTGTGGCACACCTGCTCTGTCGCGATTCCGCACCTGATCGACCGCGGGGGAGGGTCGCTGGTGCTCGTGAGCTCGATCGCCGGTCTGCGTGGCCTGGTCGGCGTCGCTCATTACACCGCGGCCAAGCACGGTGTGGTCGGTCTGATGCGCAGCCTCGCACACGACCTGGCGCCGCATGGGATTCGGGTCAACACGGTGCACCCGACGAACGTCGATACCCCGATGATCCAGAACGACGTGGTGAGCAGTGCGTTCCGACCCGATCTGAATCGGCCCCCGACCAGGGACGAGTTCGCCGACTCCGCGACGACGATGAACCTGCTTGCGGTGCCGTGGGTGGATCCGCTGGATGTCGCGAATGCCAGCCTGTTCCTGGCCTCCGACGAGGCGCGCTACATCACCTCGGTCAGCTTGCCGGTGGATGCCGGAGCTACACAACGATGA
- a CDS encoding mycofactocin-coupled SDR family oxidoreductase, protein MSSGLKDKVVLVTGAARGTGRVHCEQFADAGADVIMLDHSEAAEDLRETAQRVMQRGRRAVARTADVTDLAEVTTAVDAGVGQLGRLDVVVANAGIHTPGAPAWQISPQQWQRTIDVNLTGVWHTVRAGVPHIGPDGGSVIIISSTNGLRGTAGTAHYTASKHAVVGLARTLANELGPRRIRVNTVHPGAVATPMVRNPATYKRLRPDLEEPTEADAAEVLTARNLLPVPWVEPVDVANAVVFLASDQARYITGTQLVVDAGLTQKTT, encoded by the coding sequence ATGTCATCGGGCTTGAAGGACAAGGTCGTTCTGGTGACCGGCGCGGCCCGGGGCACGGGCCGGGTGCACTGTGAACAGTTCGCCGACGCCGGTGCCGACGTCATCATGCTCGATCACAGCGAGGCGGCCGAGGACCTGCGTGAGACCGCGCAGCGCGTGATGCAGCGGGGTCGGCGGGCGGTCGCCAGGACGGCCGACGTCACCGATCTCGCCGAGGTCACCACGGCGGTCGATGCCGGTGTCGGACAGCTGGGGCGCCTCGACGTTGTCGTGGCCAACGCCGGCATCCACACCCCGGGTGCGCCCGCCTGGCAGATCAGCCCGCAGCAATGGCAGCGCACGATCGACGTCAACCTCACCGGTGTGTGGCACACGGTTCGGGCGGGCGTACCGCACATCGGTCCCGATGGCGGCTCGGTGATTATCATCAGTTCCACCAACGGATTACGCGGTACCGCAGGCACTGCTCACTACACGGCCAGTAAACACGCGGTGGTCGGATTGGCGCGGACACTCGCCAATGAGCTGGGGCCCAGGCGTATTCGGGTCAACACCGTGCACCCGGGGGCGGTGGCGACACCCATGGTGCGAAACCCGGCGACATACAAACGGCTGCGGCCGGACCTGGAGGAACCAACCGAGGCCGACGCCGCTGAAGTGCTGACAGCACGTAACCTCCTTCCCGTGCCGTGGGTCGAACCCGTCGACGTCGCGAACGCCGTCGTCTTCCTGGCATCCGATCAGGCCCGGTACATCACCGGAACCCAGCTGGTCGTCGATGCCGGCCTGACCCAGAAGACGACATGA
- a CDS encoding HNH endonuclease signature motif containing protein, with amino-acid sequence MGSINAALDALDAAVELLGAADIEELPAPERFSALERLENAVRRQVAVSHEQLVHLERYEGCPPIPIVLADVLRISRAAANRRVRDAEQLAPRTTLTGDRLAALLPETGKAWQAGHLDGEHVRVIQKFFRDLPDHVGPVEVQKAEQSLAQHAQSMRPDELETVAGRLAAHLHPDGKFSDEDRARKRGFQWCGAQRPDGMSVGKLTADPQLRAELDAVFAKLAAPEPDDLRGLAQRQHDALKTLVHDRLGDPKLGQHNGLPVTMIVTTTLQDLQKGAGQAVTAGGTLIPITDLIKFATPSYNYLAVFDGVTGRSLWLGRSKRLASADQRIMLLAKYRGCTAPGCTVNGYNSQVHHATKDWKYGGTTDIDDLTLACKCNNLMVENDGWATRQLPNGQTHWTPPPGVPLRSGVNDYHHPERLLPKDGEKD; translated from the coding sequence ATGGGTTCGATCAATGCGGCGCTGGATGCGCTGGACGCTGCGGTCGAATTGTTGGGTGCCGCTGACATCGAGGAGCTGCCTGCTCCTGAACGCTTCTCGGCTCTGGAGCGGCTGGAGAACGCGGTGCGCCGTCAAGTCGCGGTCTCCCATGAGCAACTCGTCCATCTCGAGCGCTACGAGGGCTGCCCGCCGATCCCGATCGTGTTGGCCGATGTGCTGCGCATCAGCCGCGCGGCGGCCAACCGCCGGGTTCGTGATGCCGAGCAATTGGCACCCCGAACCACGCTGACCGGCGATCGGTTGGCAGCGTTGCTGCCGGAGACGGGCAAAGCCTGGCAGGCTGGCCATCTCGACGGCGAGCACGTGCGAGTCATCCAGAAATTCTTTCGGGACCTGCCCGACCACGTCGGTCCCGTGGAGGTCCAAAAGGCCGAGCAGTCCTTGGCTCAACATGCGCAGAGCATGCGGCCCGATGAATTGGAGACGGTCGCCGGGCGGCTGGCCGCTCACCTCCATCCCGACGGGAAGTTCTCCGACGAGGACCGGGCACGCAAACGCGGTTTCCAATGGTGCGGCGCTCAGCGTCCCGACGGGATGAGCGTGGGAAAGCTGACTGCCGACCCGCAGCTGCGGGCCGAGCTCGACGCGGTGTTCGCCAAGCTCGCCGCACCGGAGCCGGACGACCTACGCGGTTTAGCGCAACGCCAGCATGACGCGCTGAAAACGTTGGTGCACGACCGGCTCGGTGATCCGAAGCTCGGTCAGCACAACGGGTTACCGGTCACCATGATCGTCACGACCACCCTGCAAGACCTGCAGAAGGGTGCCGGCCAGGCCGTCACCGCAGGCGGCACGTTGATCCCGATCACCGATCTCATCAAGTTCGCCACGCCCTCCTACAACTATCTGGCGGTGTTCGACGGCGTCACGGGTAGATCGCTGTGGTTGGGTCGCAGTAAGCGGTTGGCTTCAGCAGATCAACGAATCATGTTGTTGGCCAAGTACCGTGGCTGTACTGCACCGGGCTGCACCGTTAACGGCTACAACAGCCAAGTCCATCACGCCACCAAAGACTGGAAATACGGTGGCACCACGGACATCGACGACCTCACCCTGGCCTGCAAATGCAACAACCTCATGGTCGAAAATGACGGTTGGGCCACCCGCCAACTCCCCAACGGGCAAACCCACTGGACACCACCACCCGGCGTACCGCTGCGAAGCGGCGTCAACGACTATCACCATCCCGAGCGATTGCTTCCGAAAGACGGCGAAAAGGACTAG
- a CDS encoding LLM class F420-dependent oxidoreductase, whose protein sequence is MRLGLSSPIVVQVPGLAGAWEADAGIVELANIARAADELGFDYLTCSEHVAIPSADAATRGAVYWDPLATLGYLAALTRRIRLATSVLVLGYHHPLAIAKRYGTLDQVSGGRLILGVGIGSLVDEFALLGAAWERRADRADDAICALRASLCTPTPHHHGLYYDYHDVTLLPHAQQDRVPIWVGGRSRASLHRAVKLADGWMPFGLRADEVRDLIGEVELPADFELVLSARVDPEGNPAGARRQLEILRELGATAVTCAVRAESPQHYCDQLALLHEMKER, encoded by the coding sequence GTGCGACTGGGTTTGTCGAGTCCGATTGTTGTGCAGGTTCCTGGGCTGGCAGGCGCTTGGGAGGCTGATGCCGGAATCGTCGAATTGGCGAACATTGCCCGCGCCGCCGACGAATTGGGCTTCGATTACCTCACGTGTTCCGAACACGTCGCGATTCCCAGCGCCGACGCCGCGACGCGGGGAGCGGTGTACTGGGACCCGCTGGCGACTCTGGGTTACCTCGCCGCGCTCACCCGTCGCATCCGGCTGGCGACCTCGGTGCTGGTGCTCGGTTATCACCATCCGCTGGCCATCGCCAAACGTTACGGCACACTCGACCAAGTCAGTGGGGGCCGACTCATTCTCGGCGTCGGGATCGGTTCTCTGGTAGACGAATTCGCTCTGCTTGGTGCGGCATGGGAGCGTCGAGCCGATCGTGCCGATGACGCGATCTGCGCTTTGCGCGCGTCGCTGTGCACCCCGACGCCGCATCATCATGGGCTGTATTACGACTATCACGACGTCACGCTGCTGCCGCATGCCCAGCAGGATCGAGTGCCGATCTGGGTCGGGGGACGTAGCCGCGCCTCACTGCATCGGGCGGTGAAACTGGCTGACGGCTGGATGCCGTTCGGTTTGAGGGCAGACGAGGTTCGCGACCTGATCGGCGAGGTTGAACTGCCAGCCGACTTCGAGCTGGTGCTCTCGGCGCGGGTGGATCCGGAGGGCAACCCGGCGGGAGCCCGTAGACAACTGGAGATTCTGCGAGAGCTCGGCGCCACGGCCGTCACCTGCGCCGTCCGGGCCGAGAGCCCGCAACACTACTGCGACCAGCTTGCTTTGTTGCACGAGATGAAGGAGCGGTGA
- a CDS encoding nuclear transport factor 2 family protein, giving the protein MIDADILDRLQRLEDQQAIATLIASYGPAVDAGDADAAARLWAADGGYDVEGWAMSGRQAVHDMVASNSHQELVARGCCHFLGPAVVKVDGDRAVAVCESLVLLRRQGREDTNQTDSYGIWRATANHFVLERLEGRWQITTRTSRLLDGGRYARALLGAGLAGAAVIEPTPSEWHISND; this is encoded by the coding sequence ATGATCGACGCAGACATTCTGGACAGGCTTCAGCGCCTGGAGGACCAGCAGGCCATCGCCACACTCATTGCCTCCTATGGGCCGGCGGTCGACGCGGGCGACGCGGATGCTGCCGCACGTCTGTGGGCGGCAGACGGCGGCTACGACGTCGAGGGGTGGGCGATGTCAGGCCGTCAAGCTGTCCACGACATGGTTGCGTCGAATTCGCATCAGGAGTTGGTGGCCAGGGGGTGCTGCCACTTCCTGGGGCCGGCGGTGGTGAAGGTCGATGGGGACCGTGCTGTGGCTGTGTGCGAGTCACTGGTGCTCCTGCGTCGCCAAGGTCGAGAAGACACGAACCAAACGGACTCGTACGGCATATGGCGGGCGACGGCCAATCATTTCGTCCTTGAGCGACTGGAAGGCCGGTGGCAGATCACCACCCGCACGAGCCGTCTCCTCGATGGGGGTCGTTACGCACGTGCGCTGCTCGGCGCCGGTCTGGCCGGGGCAGCTGTGATCGAGCCGACTCCCAGTGAATGGCACATCTCGAATGACTGA
- a CDS encoding acyl-CoA dehydrogenase family protein, whose product MTASVLDKTMQMADQLREQAVEAEKIGKLTDQTVKAMKEAGHIRLLQPAKHGGLEVHPREFAETVMAIAALDPAAGWINGVVGVHPYQLAYADPRVAEEIWADDVDTWVASPYAPQGIARPVDGGYIFNGRWQFSSGTDHCEWIFLGAIKSDADGKVQMPPQMLHMILPRKDYTIVEDSWDVVGLRGTGSKDVIVKDAFVPDYRVMDAFKVMDGTAQREAGMTDTLYLMPWSTMFPLGISSATIGICEGALAAHLDYQRERVSAAGTAIKDDPYVMYAIGEAAADINAARQEILANVDRIYDMVDSGKEVSFEDRAAGRRTQVRAVWRAVSAVDEIFARSGGNAMRMDKPLQRYWRDAHTGMAHAIHVPGTVYHASALSSFGVDPQGPLRAMI is encoded by the coding sequence ATGACCGCTTCGGTGCTCGACAAGACGATGCAGATGGCTGACCAGCTGCGCGAGCAGGCCGTAGAAGCCGAGAAGATCGGCAAGCTCACCGACCAGACCGTCAAGGCGATGAAAGAAGCCGGCCACATCCGACTGCTCCAGCCTGCCAAGCACGGCGGCCTGGAGGTCCATCCCCGGGAATTCGCCGAGACCGTGATGGCGATTGCCGCACTCGACCCGGCCGCCGGGTGGATCAACGGTGTCGTCGGAGTGCATCCCTATCAGCTGGCCTACGCCGACCCGCGGGTGGCGGAGGAGATCTGGGCCGACGACGTGGACACCTGGGTGGCCTCGCCCTACGCCCCGCAGGGCATCGCCAGGCCTGTCGACGGCGGCTACATCTTCAACGGTCGCTGGCAGTTCAGCTCCGGGACCGATCACTGCGAGTGGATCTTCCTGGGCGCCATCAAGAGCGACGCCGACGGCAAAGTGCAGATGCCGCCCCAGATGTTGCACATGATCCTGCCGCGCAAGGACTACACCATCGTCGAGGATTCCTGGGACGTGGTCGGGTTGCGCGGCACCGGTTCCAAGGACGTCATCGTCAAGGACGCCTTCGTGCCCGACTACCGCGTCATGGACGCGTTCAAAGTGATGGACGGCACCGCGCAGCGGGAAGCCGGCATGACCGACACGTTGTACCTGATGCCGTGGTCGACGATGTTCCCGCTGGGCATCTCCTCGGCCACCATCGGGATCTGTGAGGGCGCGCTGGCCGCGCACCTGGACTACCAGCGCGAGCGGGTCAGCGCGGCGGGGACCGCGATCAAGGACGACCCCTACGTGATGTACGCGATCGGCGAGGCTGCGGCCGACATCAACGCCGCCCGCCAGGAGATCCTTGCCAACGTCGACCGGATCTACGACATGGTGGATTCCGGCAAGGAGGTCTCGTTCGAGGACCGCGCCGCCGGGCGGCGCACCCAGGTGCGCGCAGTGTGGCGTGCGGTCAGCGCGGTGGACGAAATCTTCGCTCGCTCCGGCGGCAATGCGATGCGGATGGACAAACCGCTGCAGCGCTACTGGCGGGACGCGCACACCGGGATGGCGCACGCTATTCACGTGCCGGGCACTGTGTATCACGCGTCGGCGCTGAGCTCCTTCGGCGTCGACCCGCAGGGCCCGCTGCGGGCGATGATCTGA